In Streptomyces seoulensis, the following are encoded in one genomic region:
- a CDS encoding L,D-transpeptidase family protein, translating to MRRRLVTALVSASFCALGLAPADPPLPARLADTGGGSQLITAEAPDAGSTTGTLTWWDLRHGRWTAAGTAPARFGSGGLVEGSEREQGTSTTPAGLYDLPFGFGIEAAPAGTRVKYRPVKESSWWCQDNDSRAYNRWTDPLPADCRASESEHLVAYRTQYAHALVIGFNYRHPVRGRGAGIFLHVNGKAATAGCVSVPPDAMAEILRWAAPSRHPHIAIGTAGGATALVRR from the coding sequence ATGCGCCGTCGCCTGGTCACCGCCCTCGTCTCCGCCTCCTTCTGCGCGCTCGGCCTCGCGCCCGCCGACCCCCCGCTGCCCGCGCGCCTCGCGGACACCGGCGGGGGCAGTCAGCTCATCACCGCCGAGGCGCCGGACGCCGGCTCCACCACCGGCACGCTCACCTGGTGGGACCTGCGGCACGGTCGGTGGACGGCGGCCGGGACGGCGCCCGCCCGGTTCGGGTCGGGCGGGCTGGTGGAGGGCAGCGAGCGCGAGCAGGGCACCAGCACCACACCGGCCGGGCTGTACGACCTGCCCTTCGGCTTCGGCATCGAGGCCGCCCCGGCCGGGACACGTGTCAAGTACCGCCCGGTGAAGGAGAGTTCCTGGTGGTGCCAGGACAACGACTCCCGCGCCTACAACCGCTGGACGGACCCCCTCCCCGCCGACTGCCGCGCCTCGGAGTCCGAGCACCTGGTCGCGTACCGCACCCAGTACGCCCACGCCCTCGTCATCGGCTTCAACTACCGCCACCCGGTCCGGGGTCGCGGCGCGGGCATCTTCCTGCACGTCAACGGCAAGGCGGCGACGGCCGGTTGCGTCTCCGTACCCCCCGACGCGATGGCCGAGATCCTCCGCTGGGCCGCCCCCTCCCGGCACCCGCACATCGCCATCGGGACGGCAGGCGGGGCCACCGCGCTCGTCCGCCGCTGA